Proteins from a genomic interval of Chroococcidiopsis thermalis PCC 7203:
- a CDS encoding PAS domain S-box protein — protein sequence MEEPVKILVVDDDEVDRMAVRRTLVTAGVKMDLSEANGCAEAIAQLQQQQFDCVFLDYRLPDGDGLSLVQQIRSLGFTVPLVVLTGQGDEQIAVQLMKAGAYDYLSKSKLSVEGLSQTLRNAIRLHKAELAAQEASNLLRESEERYRLVLEAANDGVWDWYCTTDEVYCNDRLLEIIGVERAEFTHTPTALLDLIHPEDLPEIKTVVRNHLLHGEKCEAEFRILHSSGEYRHCVARGKAQRDARGYPYRMSGIVSDITESRRLDAALKASESRFQRLAETNIVGVILTKLSGEILEANQAFLQMVGYTEQDLKAGKLHWQKMTPPEYAEQNRLVIEQLRTAGSFNYYEKEYIRKDGTRVPILLGAAVVEQSPDTAICFTVDLSDRKRSEAEIISLNRDLARRVNELETLLDVIPLGIAIAQDPKCQYIRVNSAMAKLMGLSSTANASKSAPLEERPTYKVFRQSQEIPASELPMQQAASSGKPVLDVELDLVTKEGTPPVKLLGNAAPLFDEQGQCRGSIGAFVDITERKRIEDQERFLVEASNILAASLDYQTILNNLAQSIVPQLADWCSIHILEADGSIRQVSVAHSALSQVRWLEALACHYPVSSNSTLGVSQVIHTGESVLYPEIDDRLLQNLARDRDHLQSLRQIQMKSALCVPIQARGRTLGAISFVAAESQRVYTNADLIFAEDLGRRAGLAVDNGRLYQEANEIGENLRQAIVILGEQQQQLRVLQRIGNLLNQRLTDVSELLHVIVGAVCDGIPDADFAAIATYNSATDELETSATAGIGKERLLLTEILDPDLGVLRQVFETGKARLIRGRRAQGAGSREEGQGRQGGQGGQGGRGEFNSEFRIPNSEFSLAPSSLYAVPIASVNGERLGVLVVGNWQNLDAFDPEDQNLMAAVGEQAAIAIGNARLIQALEEREERLAAQNLTLAQQNRELELTRQRIEQQNLQLIEAARLKSQFLATMSHELRTPLNAVIGFAQVLLRQRSAALSATQSGMIDRILSNGKHLLALINDILDLSKIESGRLELQLELISLDRLVSSTIDELRPLAEQKQLPIHVDLQTENVTIVNDSNRLRQVLVNLLSNAIKFTESGCIEIKTCELSNTQFMLSVKDTGIGIATSELDHIFEEFRQVDQTITRKHGGTGLGLAITKSLVHMMQGKISVESQLGKGSTFNVELPKTVTGE from the coding sequence ATGGAAGAACCAGTCAAAATTCTAGTTGTAGATGATGATGAAGTCGATCGCATGGCAGTGAGGCGAACGCTAGTTACTGCTGGGGTGAAGATGGATTTGTCAGAAGCAAATGGCTGTGCTGAAGCGATCGCCCAGTTGCAACAGCAGCAGTTTGACTGCGTATTTTTAGATTATCGCTTGCCTGATGGCGATGGCTTGAGTTTAGTACAACAAATTCGCTCTTTGGGCTTTACCGTTCCTTTGGTGGTATTGACAGGGCAAGGAGATGAGCAAATCGCCGTCCAGCTAATGAAAGCGGGGGCATATGACTATTTGTCGAAATCTAAACTGTCGGTAGAGGGACTAAGCCAGACTCTCCGCAATGCTATTCGCTTGCATAAAGCAGAATTGGCAGCTCAAGAGGCAAGCAATCTTTTAAGAGAAAGCGAGGAACGCTATCGATTAGTACTAGAAGCTGCTAATGATGGGGTGTGGGATTGGTACTGTACCACCGATGAAGTTTATTGTAACGATCGGTTATTAGAAATTATTGGGGTCGAGCGGGCAGAATTTACTCACACCCCCACAGCACTATTAGATTTAATTCATCCAGAAGATTTACCCGAGATCAAAACTGTAGTTAGAAATCACCTGCTACACGGAGAAAAATGCGAAGCTGAGTTTCGGATTCTGCATTCCTCTGGGGAATATCGTCATTGCGTGGCTAGGGGAAAAGCTCAAAGAGATGCTCGCGGCTATCCGTACCGAATGTCGGGAATTGTGAGCGACATCACGGAGAGTAGAAGGCTGGATGCTGCGCTTAAAGCTAGCGAATCTCGGTTCCAGCGCTTGGCGGAAACAAATATCGTAGGTGTGATATTAACAAAGTTGAGTGGAGAAATTCTTGAGGCAAATCAAGCTTTTCTACAAATGGTGGGTTACACTGAGCAGGACTTAAAAGCGGGAAAGTTGCACTGGCAAAAAATGACCCCACCAGAATATGCCGAGCAGAATCGACTTGTCATCGAACAACTGCGCACGGCTGGTAGTTTTAATTATTATGAAAAAGAGTATATCCGTAAAGACGGAACGCGAGTGCCAATACTATTAGGTGCGGCAGTTGTAGAGCAGTCACCCGACACGGCAATTTGTTTTACTGTCGATTTGAGCGATCGCAAGCGTTCGGAAGCCGAAATTATTAGCCTCAACCGAGATTTGGCGCGACGAGTCAATGAGTTGGAAACGCTGCTCGACGTGATTCCCCTGGGAATTGCGATCGCCCAAGATCCGAAATGCCAGTATATTCGCGTCAACTCAGCAATGGCAAAGCTAATGGGGCTATCATCAACTGCTAACGCTTCTAAAAGCGCGCCATTAGAAGAACGACCGACATACAAAGTCTTCCGTCAAAGTCAAGAAATTCCTGCTTCCGAGTTACCCATGCAACAAGCAGCAAGCAGCGGTAAACCAGTGCTGGATGTGGAGTTAGACTTAGTAACCAAAGAAGGTACGCCCCCAGTCAAATTACTTGGCAACGCCGCACCTTTGTTTGACGAGCAAGGTCAATGCCGAGGCAGTATCGGAGCGTTTGTTGATATTACAGAGCGCAAACGGATTGAAGATCAAGAACGATTCCTAGTTGAAGCTAGCAACATTCTGGCTGCTTCTCTGGACTATCAAACTATTTTGAATAACCTAGCTCAATCGATCGTACCGCAGCTAGCAGATTGGTGTAGCATTCACATTCTCGAAGCAGACGGCTCGATCCGGCAAGTGAGCGTGGCTCATTCCGCATTATCTCAGGTACGGTGGCTAGAAGCCTTAGCTTGTCACTATCCTGTTAGTTCAAATAGTACGTTGGGCGTATCCCAGGTGATCCATACTGGGGAGTCAGTTTTATACCCAGAGATCGACGATCGCTTACTCCAAAATCTCGCCCGCGATCGCGACCATTTGCAGAGTTTACGTCAAATTCAGATGAAATCGGCGCTGTGCGTCCCAATTCAAGCGCGCGGTAGGACGCTTGGAGCAATTAGTTTTGTGGCAGCTGAGTCACAGCGAGTCTATACTAATGCCGACTTAATATTTGCCGAGGATCTCGGTCGTCGAGCTGGGTTAGCAGTAGATAACGGGCGGCTTTACCAAGAGGCGAATGAAATTGGCGAAAATCTGCGTCAGGCGATCGTAATTTTAGGCGAACAGCAGCAACAACTGCGCGTCTTGCAGCGGATTGGCAACCTGCTCAACCAACGCTTAACCGACGTATCCGAGCTACTACACGTTATCGTCGGAGCTGTCTGTGATGGAATCCCCGATGCAGATTTTGCCGCGATCGCCACTTACAATTCTGCGACTGACGAATTAGAAACTTCTGCCACAGCAGGTATTGGCAAGGAAAGATTGCTCTTAACCGAAATTCTCGATCCCGACTTGGGAGTCTTGAGGCAGGTATTTGAGACTGGGAAAGCGCGGTTGATTAGAGGGCGAAGGGCGCAGGGCGCAGGGAGTAGGGAAGAGGGACAAGGGAGACAAGGGGGACAAGGAGGACAAGGGGGAAGAGGAGAATTTAATTCCGAATTCCGAATTCCGAATTCCGAATTCTCTTTGGCTCCTAGTTCCTTGTATGCAGTGCCGATCGCTTCGGTGAATGGAGAGCGTTTGGGTGTATTGGTGGTGGGAAATTGGCAAAATCTTGATGCTTTCGATCCTGAAGACCAAAATTTAATGGCAGCGGTAGGAGAACAAGCGGCGATCGCGATCGGAAATGCCCGTTTAATCCAGGCTTTAGAGGAACGGGAAGAACGCCTAGCTGCTCAAAATTTGACTTTAGCCCAGCAAAATCGAGAATTAGAGTTAACTCGACAACGGATCGAGCAGCAAAATCTCCAGTTGATCGAAGCAGCACGGCTGAAATCTCAGTTTCTCGCCACCATGTCTCACGAACTACGCACGCCCTTGAATGCCGTGATTGGTTTTGCGCAAGTTTTGTTACGTCAGCGTTCTGCGGCTTTGTCTGCAACTCAATCTGGCATGATCGATCGCATTTTGAGTAATGGCAAACATCTCCTTGCTTTAATTAACGATATTCTCGATCTATCTAAAATTGAATCAGGTCGGCTAGAACTGCAATTAGAATTAATTAGCTTAGATCGTCTGGTCTCATCAACTATTGACGAACTTAGACCTCTAGCGGAGCAGAAGCAGTTACCTATACATGTCGATTTGCAAACAGAAAATGTGACAATTGTTAATGATAGTAACCGCCTGCGTCAAGTATTAGTCAACTTACTTTCTAATGCAATTAAATTTACTGAATCTGGTTGTATAGAAATCAAAACTTGCGAACTTTCAAATACGCAATTTATGCTGAGTGTCAAGGATACTGGTATAGGCATTGCTACATCGGAACTAGATCATATTTTTGAAGAATTTCGTCAAGTCGATCAAACGATAACCCGTAAACATGGTGGAACTGGCTTAGGTTTAGCAATTACCAAATCGCTAGTCCACATGATGCAAGGCAAAATTTCAGTTGAAAGTCAATTAGGTAAAGGTTCGACATTTAACGTTGAGTTACCGAAGACAGTGACTGGTGAGTAG
- a CDS encoding chemotaxis protein CheB has protein sequence MPGHDIIVIGASAGGVEALSQLLSLLSADIPAAIFVVLHIPSEGYSILPKILNRAIAKRQQQSSLKALHPEDGEPIEYGKIYVAPPDRHLLIKRGSITVARGPKENGHRPAVDPLFRSAARAYGQRVVGVVLSGTLDDGTAGLMAVKQRDGVAIVQDPEEAMYSGMPRSAIENVEVDRILPVVNIAASIAELARQPVATETTGVSDDMEMEADMAELELNAMQNPDRPGRPSPYGCPDCGGVLWELDEGKLVRFRCRTGHAYSTDSLLAAQSESLEEALWNALRALEEKAALTERLGNRARDRQQTYSSRRFEEQARIAHQQATLVRQLILRNGSNGSDTSTANGQVVGSQSITASGGTPEAEMKHPAVEDSSSLPQKVVAICASAGGLNALSQVLSALPTEFPAAITVVQHVSPHYPSMMADILSRRTKMPVVQVRPGDYLRTGKVYIAPPDHHLLVNADGSLSLTHSELVHFVRPSADLLFESVAASFKQQAIAVVLTGTGSDGAMGVRAIAEMGGTVIVQDYKSAEFGGMPEAAINTGVVDLVLPLNEIAPTLVKLVAVEVKG, from the coding sequence ATGCCTGGACACGACATAATTGTAATCGGTGCTTCTGCTGGTGGGGTAGAAGCGCTGTCTCAACTGCTGAGCCTTTTATCGGCGGATATACCAGCGGCAATTTTTGTCGTGCTGCACATTCCTTCTGAAGGTTATAGCATTCTCCCGAAAATTCTCAATCGGGCGATCGCTAAGCGTCAGCAACAATCTTCACTCAAGGCATTACATCCTGAAGATGGCGAGCCGATCGAATATGGCAAAATTTATGTCGCACCACCCGATCGCCACTTGCTCATCAAACGCGGCTCGATTACTGTAGCTCGCGGTCCCAAAGAAAACGGTCATCGCCCTGCGGTAGACCCACTGTTTCGCTCGGCAGCACGGGCATACGGACAACGGGTTGTGGGTGTGGTCTTGTCGGGGACGCTAGATGACGGCACAGCAGGACTAATGGCGGTGAAGCAACGAGACGGCGTGGCGATCGTCCAAGACCCTGAAGAGGCAATGTATTCGGGAATGCCCCGCAGTGCAATTGAAAATGTAGAAGTCGATCGCATTTTACCTGTGGTAAATATAGCAGCCTCGATCGCAGAGCTAGCTCGCCAACCTGTAGCAACAGAAACAACAGGTGTATCTGATGATATGGAGATGGAGGCTGACATGGCAGAACTAGAGTTAAATGCGATGCAGAACCCCGATCGCCCTGGCAGACCCTCCCCATATGGTTGTCCAGATTGCGGTGGCGTGCTGTGGGAACTGGATGAAGGCAAGCTCGTCCGATTCCGCTGTCGCACGGGTCACGCTTACTCTACAGATAGTTTGCTTGCCGCTCAGTCAGAGTCATTGGAAGAGGCACTGTGGAACGCACTGCGGGCATTAGAAGAAAAAGCTGCCCTGACAGAGCGATTGGGAAACCGCGCCCGCGATCGCCAGCAAACTTATTCTTCTAGACGGTTTGAAGAACAAGCGCGAATCGCACATCAACAGGCGACTTTAGTGCGTCAACTGATCTTGAGAAACGGAAGTAATGGCAGCGACACATCAACAGCGAATGGACAGGTGGTAGGATCGCAGAGTATTACAGCCTCGGGAGGTACTCCTGAAGCAGAAATGAAACATCCTGCCGTGGAAGACTCCTCCTCGCTGCCTCAGAAAGTTGTAGCAATCTGTGCCTCTGCTGGAGGATTGAATGCTCTGAGCCAAGTTCTATCGGCATTACCAACAGAATTTCCAGCTGCTATTACTGTAGTTCAGCACGTCAGCCCTCACTACCCTAGCATGATGGCAGATATTCTCAGCCGTCGCACAAAAATGCCCGTCGTACAAGTTCGACCGGGAGATTATTTGCGTACGGGAAAAGTTTACATTGCGCCGCCAGACCATCACCTACTGGTCAATGCAGATGGTAGCTTGTCGTTGACTCATTCAGAACTCGTACATTTTGTCCGTCCTTCAGCAGATTTACTCTTTGAATCGGTAGCCGCTAGTTTTAAACAGCAGGCGATCGCAGTTGTCTTGACGGGTACGGGTAGCGATGGTGCAATGGGAGTCAGGGCAATTGCAGAAATGGGCGGAACTGTAATTGTTCAAGACTACAAAAGTGCTGAATTTGGGGGAATGCCAGAAGCAGCCATTAATACTGGCGTTGTCGATCTGGTTTTACCTTTAAACGAGATTGCCCCTACCTTAGTAAAACTAGTTGCAGTTGAGGTGAAGGGATGA